One region of Cottoperca gobio chromosome 19, fCotGob3.1, whole genome shotgun sequence genomic DNA includes:
- the LOC115024860 gene encoding mucin-13-like, with protein MARELKLLYVLWLVVACLATTANPASTTVPPEATTTNPVTTPEKPDTTTAIPVVTTVPPEATTTNPVTTPEKPDTTTANPVTTPEKPDATTANPVTTPEKPDTTTANPVTTPEKPDTTTANPVTTPEKPDTTTANPVTTPEKPDTTTANPVTTPEKPDTTTANPVTTPEKPDTTTANPVTTPEKPDTTTANPVTTPEKPDATTANPVTTPEKPDTTTTNPVTTPEKPDATTANPVTTPEKPDTTTANPVTTPEKPSTTNLPGPCEKNLCGDESTCEPRVNQTYICLCLDGDDYNYESNRCESAKVFPGLLNVPGIKYVESMSQKTSPEFHNAEKAINKQMFLAFKGFPDYTGSKVLALTEAVEKGKALLTSDKGIVADVQIIYSASSVINTEIITGTIQNATTCNDCVLKGSSFEASSMCNNYGCETNSTTCKVKDGTYSCICLENHITTVFSGKICIACPNGQKADGSTKCVDCPFGYSGLNCQESWKLALIVVSSILGGLLLITLILLSLVALRSSKKSSKEDKNADFGKPYVSHPPAKAPFVNSSVAHSQAAPLHRPANGLPAFANAGVPRIPRATSNWDNGSNLEMTPSNSRQNLIPGGKNSRLYDDHDDMTPYAQARPQSNLYAQARPNNNPYAQNRPQNNPYTQSQGHSNPYMHDDAKRYN; from the exons ATGGCTCGAGAATTAAAACTCCTCTATGTCCTTTGGCTGGTTGTGGCCTGTCTTG CAACTACAGCTAATCCAGCTTCCACTACTGTACCGCCTGAAGCAACTACAACTAATCCAGTTACCACTCCTGAAAAGCCTGACACAACTACAGCTATTCCAGTTGTCACTACTGTACCGCCTGAAGCAACTACAACTAATCCAGTTACCACTCCTGAAAAGCCTGACACAACTACAGCTAATCCAGTTACCACTCCTGAAAAGCCTGACGCAACTACAGCTAATCCAGTTACCACTCCTGAAAAGCCTGACACAACTACAGCTAATCCAGTTACCACTCCTGAAAAGCCTGACACAACTACAGCTAATCCAGTTACCACTCCTGAAAAGCCTGACACAACTACAGCTAATCCAGTTACCACTCCTGAAAAGCCTGACACAACTACAGCTAATCCAGTTACCACTCCTGAAAAGCCTGACACAACTACAGCTAATCCAGTTACCACTCCTGAAAAGCCTGACACAACTACAGCTAATCCAGTTACCACTCCTGAAAAGCCTGACACAACTACAGCTAATCCAGTTACCACTCCTGAAAAGCCTGACGCAACTACAGCTAATCCAGTTACCACTCCTGAAAAGCCTGACACAACTACAACTAATCCAGTTACCACTCCTGAAAAGCCTGACGCAACTACAGCTAATCCAGTTACCACTCCTGAAAAGCCTGACACAACTACAGCTAATCCAGTTACCACTCCTGAAAAGCCTTCAACAACGAACCTTCCAG GCCCTTGTGAGAAAAACCTATGTGGCGACGAGAGCACCTGTGAACCTCGTGTCAATCAAACCTATATTTGCTTATGTTTGGATGGTGATGACTACAATTATGAAAGCAACAGATGTGAGAGTG CCAAAGTTTTCCCTGGATTACTCAACGTTCCTGGAATAAAATACGTGGAAAGCATGTCTCAGAAGACATCACCAGAATTTCACAATGCTGAGAAAGCAATTAATAAACAG ATGTTCCTTGCTTTTAAAGGTTTCCCTGATTACACTGGATCTAAAGTGTTGGCACTCAC TGAGGCCGTTGAGAAAGGCAAAGCTTTGTTAACGTCAGACAAAGGGATCGTTGCAGATGTACAGATCATCTACAGTGCAAGTTCTGTCATCAACACAGAAATAATTACAGGAACAATACAAAACGCCACTACTTGTAATGATTGCGTACTGAAAGGTTCAAGTTTCGAAG CTTCATCCATGTGTAATAACTATGGCTGTGAAACTAATTCCACAACATGCAAAGTGAAAGATGGAACTTATTCCTGTATCTGTTTGGAAAATCACATTACAACAGTCTTCAGTGGCAAAATATGCATCG CTTGTCCCAACGGTCAAAAAGCTGATGGATCCACAAAGTGTGTCGA CTGTCCATTTGGTTATTCTGGTTTAAACTGCCAGGAAT cATGGAAGCTGGCGCTGATAGTCGTCAGCTCCATACTCGGGGGACTGCTGCTCATCACGCTCATTCTTCTGTCTTTAGTGGCACTCAG ATCCTCAAAGAAGAGCTCCAAGGAGGACAAAAATGCGGACTTTGGGAAGCCTTACGTCAGCCATCCTCCTGCCAAGGCACCATTTGTTAACAGCAGCGTAGCCCACAGCCAAGCAGCCCCGCTTCATAGGCCAGCCAACGGCCTGCCAGCCTTTGCCAATGCTGGGGTGCCTCGGATCCCACGGGCCACATCCAACTGGGACAACGGGAGTAACCTGGAGATGACTCCGAGCAACAGCCGGCAAAACCTGATCCCTGGTGGGAAGAACTCG CGGCTCTACGATGACCATGATGACATGACTCCATATGCTCAGGCTCGACCCCAGAGCAACCTCTATGCTCAGGCTCGCCCTAACAACAACCCCTACGCCCAGAATCGACCTCAGAACAACCCGTATACTCAGAGCCAAGGCCACAGCAACCCTTACATGCATGACGATGCAAAACGGTATAATTAA